A single Primulina eburnea isolate SZY01 chromosome 11, ASM2296580v1, whole genome shotgun sequence DNA region contains:
- the LOC140804227 gene encoding protein ROOT PRIMORDIUM DEFECTIVE 1: MRILPPSLFHRGPFSAAIQTRFKKHANTAQTRLETRTPDPKLDSLAFHRNRLELVLRLHTLFLAKKRFPFVSVQILSRCSNHAGIDTLSAGGLLRKYPHVFQVFAHPVRQNACFKFTHKFVELLRKEDEVVCGMNDANVIKIKKILSMSVNGRVHIHAIRLMRRELGLPENFKDSIVELHSEIFRMVGLEIVELVDTNESGGRLNFVAEIEKWRHKEYIEKWFSEFEIKYSFPIHFPTGFRIAPGFREKLKNWQRLWYVKPYERMENVRIRSCGGLERYEKRAVGIIHELLCLTVEKMVAVERLVHFRKDLGIEVNLRELLLKHPGIFYISTRGNTQIAFLREGYSRGRLVEPNPIYDARRKMFELIMLGSRNTSELRVQVEAEEERKDARNNKKNSETQSGDFVIPILESFRQQCDKDIIAHPSCLCLKDLSE, from the coding sequence ATGAGAATCTTGCCCCCCTCCCTATTTCACCGCGGTCCTTTCTCCGCCGCTATCCAGACTCGCTTCAAGAAGCATGCCAACACAGCCCAGACCCGACTAGAGACTCGAACCCCCGATCCGAAGCTCGATTCCCTTGCCTTCCACCGCAACCGCCTCGAACTCGTCCTTAGGCTTCACACTCTCTTCTTAGCCAAGAAACGTTTCCCCTTTGTCTCTGTACAGATACTCTCTCGATGTTCCAATCACGCCGGCATCGATACCCTTTCAGCTGGTGGTCTTTTGCGGAAATATCCGCATGTTTTTCAGGTATTTGCTCACCCTGTCCGTCAAAATGCTTGCTTTAAATTTACGCACAAATTTGTGGAATTGCTCAGGAAAGAGGATGAGGTCGTTTGTGGAATGAATGATGCCAACGTAATTAAGATAAAGAAGATACTGAGCATGTCCGTGAATGGGAGAGTTCATATACATGCGATAAGATTGATGAGAAGGGAGTTGGGATTGCctgaaaattttaaggattCGATAGTTGAACTTCATAGTGAGATTTTCAGAATGGTGGGTTTGGAGATAGTGGAATTGGTTGATACCAATGAGAGTGGAGGAAGGTTAAATTTTGTTGCAGAGATTGAGAAATGGAGACATAAAGAGTATATAGAGAAATGGTTTAGCGAGTTCGAGATCAAATATTCTTTTCCAATTCATTTCCCAACTGGATTTAGGATCGCTCCTGGGTTCAGGGAGAAACTGAAAAATTGGCAGCGCCTTTGGTATGTTAAACCTTATGAAAGGATGGAAAATGTCCGGATCCGTTCATGTGGGGGGTTAGAAAGGTATGAGAAGCGAGCCGTGGGGATTATTCACGAGCTTTTATGCTTGACAGTGGAGAAAATGGTGGCGGTTGAACGATTGGTGCATTTCAGGAAGGATCTAGGAATTGAGGTTAACTTGCGTGAGCTTCTTTTGAAGCATCCTGGCATATTCTATATCTCTACCCGAGGGAATACACAAATAGCCTTTTTGAGGGAAGGTTATAGTAGAGGCCGTTTGGTCGAACCAAACCCAATATATGATGCACGGAGGAAAATGTTTGAGCTTATAATGTTGGGCTCCCGTAATACTAGCGAACTGAGGGTGCAGGTAGAGGCTGAGGAAGAGAGAAAAGATGCAaggaacaataaaaaaaatagtgagACACAAAGTGGTGATTTTGTTATTCCAATTTTGGAGTCGTTCAGACAGCAGTGCGACAAAGACATTATTGCTCATCCAAGTTGTCTCTGCTTGAAGGATTTGAGCGAATGA